One window of the Triticum dicoccoides isolate Atlit2015 ecotype Zavitan chromosome 3B, WEW_v2.0, whole genome shotgun sequence genome contains the following:
- the LOC119278063 gene encoding glycine-rich RNA-binding protein 4, mitochondrial-like isoform X2, protein MALLELLSRLRLAPLHYHLRRSLSAAAPPPHEPPPPHHALPSQPASNKHKLFVAGLSWSADERSLTDAFSSFGTVTEVRIMYDKNSGRSRGFGFVQFSNNYEAKCAKDAMDGKVMLGRALRISFALDKVRGGPVIVPRLPTAKQDD, encoded by the exons ATGGCGCTCCTGGAACTGCTCTCGCGCCTGCGCCTCGCACCTCTCCACTATCACCTCCGCCGCTCTCTCTCCGCGGCCGCCCCTCCACCACACGAGCCGCCCCCTCCCCATCATGCCCTACCGTCACAGCCGGCCTCCAACAAGCACAAGCTCTTCGTCGCCG GGCTCTCGTGGTCCGCGGACGAGCGGTCGCTGACGGACGCCTTCTCCTCCTTCGGCACCGTCACCGAAG TGAGAATAATGTATGACAAAAACTCTGGAAGGTCAAGAGGCTTTGGTTTTGTCCAGTTCTCAAATAATTATGAGGCTAAGTGTGCCAAGGACGCTATGGATGGAAAG GTAATGCTGGGGCGGGCATTACGAATAAGTTTTGCTCTTGACAAAGTTCGTGGTGGTCCAGTTATTGTTCCACGACTTCCCACG GCGAAACAAGACGACTAA
- the LOC119278064 gene encoding protein NRT1/ PTR FAMILY 2.12-like, which produces MAAEVEMGGGEALLEEGTGGTGARRGGRKPLGWRCMPFIIATETFEKVGSVGVAANLTVYLVNRYNIGKLAAANITNIFYGTLNFAPLLGAFISDAYLGRFRTLAYGSFFSLLGMLGLTLSASVPALKPPGCSQTAQLGGHCNSPSTLQLSVLYISLAFLTIGGGAIRPCSLPFGVDQFDMTDEKSRKGLNSYYNWYYGTTTAALVFSMTILIYIQNSISWPIGFGIPTFFMLMSIIILFMGTRLYVHVPPEGSIFTGIAQVLVASFKKRRLKLPHPDNINQQELLLFSPPIGGHRIFRLPLTSQFRCLNKGAIVRDGDINDDGSARNSWELCSIQQIEEVKCLLRIVPICISGIICFVALAQQFTYIILQTLTMDCHLGTHFEIPAGSVISISLIALTAFLPIYDRILVPIARRFTRVESGITLLQRQGIGLVISPISMVVAGLVEHKRRNSALSNGGKSPMSVLWLAPQLILMGIAEAFNAVGQIEFYNKQFPEQMLTLAGSLFFVTLAGANYLSTALANITRKVTTRDGHTSWLTDDINLGKLDYYFYFIALIGVLNFFYFLICSHYYQYKSMSLHAEESIKVHTKEEAEAEVDANTDAPKK; this is translated from the exons ATGGCTGCGGAGGTGGAGATGGGTGGAGGCGAGGCGCTGCTGGAGGAGGGCACCGGCGGCACTGGCGCAAGGCGGGGCGGCAGGAAGCCGCTGGGGTGGAGGTGCATGCCCTTCATCATAG CAACCGAGACATTTGAGAAGGTGGGGTCAGTTGGGGTGGCAGCAAATCTCACGGTCTATCTTGTCAACCGCTACAACATTGGGAAGCTCGCGGCAGCAAACATCACCAACATTTTCTACGGTACGCTCAACTTTGCGCCGTTACTAGGCGCCTTCATCTCCGACGCCTACTTGGGAAGGTTCAGAACCCTGGCCTACGGATCCTTCTTTAGCCTCCTG GGGATGCTGGGATTGACTTTGTCTGCATCAGTTCCAGCTCTCAAACCACCAGGCTGCAGTCAGACAGCCCAATTGGGTGGTCACTGCAACAGTCCATCAACACTCCAGCTGAGCGTGCTATACATATCTCTAGCGTTTCTAACCATCGGCGGTGGAGCAATCCGACCATGCAGCTTGCCCTTTGGAGTAGACCAATTCGATATGACTGATGAAAAAAGCCGAAAGGGACTGAATAGCTATTATAACTGGTATTATGGCACAACTACTGCTGCCCTGGTGTTCTCCATGACTATTCTCATCTACATCCAGAATAGCATCAGCTGGCCAATAGGATTTGGCATTCCCACATTCTTCATGCTTATGTCAATCATCATTTTATTCATGGGCACTAGACTTTATGTCCATGTACCACCAGAAGGAAGCATCTTCACTGGAATTGCCCAAGTTTTAGTGGCATCATTTAAAAAGAGAAGACTCAAGCTTCCGCATCCTGACAATATAAATCAACAAGAGTTGCTGCTCTTCAGTCCTCCGATAGGTGGCCACCGTATTTTCAGATTGCCACTTACTTCCCAGTTCAG GTGTCTGAACAAAGGTGCGATTGTAAGGGATGGTGATATAAATGATGACGGTTCTGCAAGAAACTCATGGGAGCTTTGCAGTATCCAGCAGATAGAAGAGGTCAAATGTTTGTTAAGAATTGTGCCTATCTGTATATCTGGCATCATATGCTTCGTCGCGTTGGCTCAACAATTCACATATATAATCTTGCAAACATTAACAATGGACTGTCACCTTGGAACACATTTTGAAATCCCTGCAGGCTCTGTCATATCCATATCCTTAATCGCCCTAACTGCATTCCTGCCGATTTATGACCGAATATTGGTACCTATAGCTAGAAGATTCACCAGAGTGGAAAGTGGAATTACACTTCTTCAGAGACAGGGTATAGGATTGGTGATTTCTCCCATTTCAATGGTGGTAGCAGGGCTTGTTGAACACAAAAGGAGAAACTCAGCATTGTCTAATGGAGGAAAATCACCTATGTCAGTCTTGTGGCTTGCCCCCCAATTGATTTTAATGGGTATTGCTGAGGCCTTCAATGCAGTTGGACAAATAGAATTCTATAATAAGCAGTTTCCAGAGCAGATGCTAACCCTAGCAGGATCCCTCTTTTTCGTTACGTTAGCTGGAGCAAACTACTTGAGTACTGCTCTGGCAAACATTACAAGGAAAGTGACTACCAGAGATGGCCACACAAGCTGGTTGACAGATGACATTAATCTTGGCAAGCTTGATTATTACTTCTATTTCATTGCCCTCATAGGAGTACTGAACTTTTTCTACTTCCTTATATGCTCACACTACTATCAATATAaatccatgtcactccatgctgaAGAGTCCATCAAAGTACACACCAAGGAAGAGGCAGAAGCAGAGGTCGACGCGAATACAGATGCACCTAAAAAATAA
- the LOC119278063 gene encoding putative pentatricopeptide repeat-containing protein At3g05240 isoform X1 encodes MALLELLSRLRLAPLHYHLRRSLSAAAPPPHEPPPPHHALPSQPASNKHKLFVAGLSWSADERSLTDAFSSFGTVTEDGARGRCSTKRLPGPGRPGSAQPRELFDRMPVRDVVAFSAAIYRNARAGSFDEAVGLFVGMVRAGVCPNSFTLVGALLAAAGLGDAVLTECIHGWVVKLRLDSNPFVRTALLDSYAKCGCPIKARALFGETRDPGIVTWNAMISGLVHNDLFEEAVLVFKRLLRSLGPIHNVVTMISTAQACAGCGDAGLCGTAHAYTVKMGLDLNVSVTNSILGMYLGFASLEIGREIFRKIPVNNVVSWTMMMGFLLEKGHAGEVICMFVKMRSNGIVPDMVSMVGLVQACALMGDGSRGKLVHNQIVIRGFSRELPVVNSLITMYSKCKDLSSARKLFDGRRDKSLVSWTAMVAACVENGDLLEGLDLFAKMRHGGLFAIDSVTLVTLLLACYVIAKFDLCVQLHGYSYKSGLSLYRPVLNTLMAVYGKCGYVALAQKLFDEMICRDTVSWNTMILSFGINGQGEEAITLFNEMEKSSEGRDSVTYLNTLLACSHSGLVDDGLIIFRRMINDKGINPCQEHIGCIVDMLARAGRLDEAAGVASLTDNKLGLNAWKALMGGGHLHSDMKFTNVAAEKVLTVESFDSGHVLLLSNTYASLGKFSAAESVRSCYTKQIAKKTLGLSSI; translated from the exons ATGGCGCTCCTGGAACTGCTCTCGCGCCTGCGCCTCGCACCTCTCCACTATCACCTCCGCCGCTCTCTCTCCGCGGCCGCCCCTCCACCACACGAGCCGCCCCCTCCCCATCATGCCCTACCGTCACAGCCGGCCTCCAACAAGCACAAGCTCTTCGTCGCCG GGCTCTCGTGGTCCGCGGACGAGCGGTCGCTGACGGACGCCTTCTCCTCCTTCGGCACCGTCACCGAAG ATGGTGCGCGTGGTAGGTGCTCGACGAAACGGCTCCCAGGTCCTGGACGACCTGGTTCCGCCCAGCCTCGCGAACTGTTCGACAGAATGCCTGTTAGGGACGTGGTTGCCTTCTCGGCGGCAATCTACCGGAATGCGAGGGCCGGGTCGTTCGACGAGGCCGTTGGGCTGTTTGTCGGCATGGTGAGGGCAGGAGTGTGCCCAAACTCGTTCACCTTGGTCGGTGCATTGCTCGCCGCCGCCGGGCTGGGTGACGCCGTGCTCACCGAGTGCATCCATGGGTGGGTTGTCAAGCTTCGGTTGGACTCCAATCCTTTTGTCCGAACCGCGTTGCTTGATTCATATGCGAAATGCGGTTGCCCCATCAAGGCACGTGCTTTGTTTGGTGAAACGAGGGATCCAGGTATAGTTACCTGGAATGCGATGATCTCCGGGTTAGTGCACAATGATTTGTTCGAGGAGGCAGTGTTGGTGTTTAAAAGGTTGCTTCGTTCGTTGGGGCCAATTCATAATGTTGTGACTATGATAAGCACTGCTCAAGCTTGCGCTGGTTGCGGTGATGCTGGACTATGTGGAACTGCACATGCTTACACGGTCAAGATGGGGCTTGATTTGAATGTATCAGTGACAAACTCGATACTGGGCATGTACTTGGGTTTTGCTAGTCTTGAGATTGGAAGAGAGATTTTCAGGAAGATTCCTGTCAACAATGTTGTTAGTTGGACGATGATGATGGGTTTCCTTCTTGAGAAAGGGCATGCTGGTGAAGTTATATGTATGTTTGTCAAGATGAGGTCAAACGGTATAGTTCCTGACATGGTATCAATGGTTGGTTTGGTGCAAGCTTGTGCACTTATGGGTGATGGAAGCAGAGGAAAGTTGGTTCATAACCAGATTGTAATCCGTGGGTTTAGTAGAGAGCTTCCTGTAGTGAATTCATTAATCACAATGTATTCCAAATGTAAGGATTTAAGCTCTGCAAGGAAGTTGTTTGATGGAAGAAGGGATAAGAGCTTGGTCTCATGGACTGCAATGGTGGCGGCGTGTGTAGAAAATGGAGATTTGCTAGAAGGATTGGATCTCTTTGCTAAGATGAGGCATGGAGGCTTGTTTGCGATTGATTCTGTAACGTTAGTCACCTTATTGCTCGCATGTTATGTGATTGCTAAGTTTGACCTGTGTGTTCAGCTTCATGGGTATAGCTACAAGTCAGGTTTGTCTTTGTACAGACCTGTTCTTAACACCCTTATGGCAGTTTATGGTAAATGTGGATATGTGGCTCTAGCCCAAAAATTGTTTGATGAGATGATTTGTCGAGACACTGTCTCATGGAATACTATGATATTATCCTTTGGTATAAATGGCCAAGGAGAGGAAGCAATAACACTTTTTAATGAGATGGAGAAATCTAGCGAGGGCCGAGACAGTGTAACATACTTGAACACATTGCTAGCATGCAGCCATTCTGGCCTGGTGGATGATGGGTTGATCATCTTTAGAAGAATGATAAACGATAAGGGCATAAATCCATGTCAGGAGCACATTGGATGCATAGTGGATATGTTAGCAAGAGCTGGCCGCTTGGACGAAGCAGCAGGAGTGGCTAGCTTGACTGACAATAAATTGGGACTAAATGCTTGGAAAGCCCTTATGGGAGGGGGTCATTTGCACAGTGACATGAAGTTCACTAACGTTGCTGCGGAGAAGGTGCTTACAGTGGAATCATTTGATTCTGGACACGTGTTGTTACTTTCTAACACTTATGCATCACTTGGGAAATTCAGTGCTGCTGAATCTGTCAGATCCTGTTATACAAAACAGATCGCAAAGAAAACTCTGGGGCTTAGTTCAATTTAG